The Saccharomyces mikatae IFO 1815 strain IFO1815 genome assembly, chromosome: 15 DNA window TTTTAAGGAGTTTTGTCCCTCAAGATCTTGAGTCGGCCAAACTGCCGCGCACACTTAAGAGTTTATTGTTTAATAATCAATATCCTCCAGAGAAATCAACAGCGTACGCATCAGAGACAATCTTAACCATCCCCCTGGTAACTTTGAAAACAGATAcgttttcaagaaaacctTGGCAATTACTGGAACGCTGCAGTGACCTTCTAGACTTCACCGATCATGATGCCTTTGAAGCGAGAGAAGATTACGCTTTGTTAAAGTCTTTATTTAGGAAGAAAAACACAGTAGAAGGAATCAGCAGGAAAATGTCCCAAGAGTCAAGAAGATTGATGAAGGAGATGTCTACTAAACATTCAACTTTTCAAGCAGGTTGGGCACCCAGAAAGTgcattgaaaatatattTCATTTGAAAGAGTTTATTGAGGTTAAGAGACTAGATATTGatgattattttatttgGACTTGGTTGTCGTCCCTTTCTTTCGAACAAACatctgaaaaaagaaaaatttttggaagatCTATTATATTAGAATTCGAATTTGATGGATTCAAAAAGTGGGTGGTTTTCCAAGAATGTGATATAACATTGGAATACAATAAGAAGGGTCAATTCAAAAAACGGGCTTCTGTGCAATCACCATCTGTAGAAAACAAGCAAACTCCAGAAGATTCTGAAATAGAGAACCCACCTGTCTCCAAATCACCTATCGTATCTCAAACTTATAAGAAATTTCAAGCCGAGGTACCTCAACAAAGTGTTTCCCAAAAGGACACTACCCTTAGTAATCAGGGTGTTTATCATACAGTCATTAGTAAGGACGCATTGGCTAAAAACAAGCATAATGTGAATTTGCATTCAATTGAACATAAAATCTCGAAGTGGAACCCTTTAAACAacttgagaaaaaaaggggGTAGTAATTGTAGTagttcatcttcatttgaAAGTAAGAGCAAGGAAATCTCTGTAAATGAAGAACTTTATGCAGGAAAAAGTaataaatcaaagaaaggaGAGCGAGTTTTATCAGATTTCAGCACTTTAAATCCAGCCGAATACCAATTACCAGTCATTGAAACCGATGCATCAGATTTTAAGATTGACATACCAGAATTAATGAACGAACGCGACaataatgaagaggaaaaggcACCTGCTGTTCTAACGAGAAACaaactttcaaattcaCGTAATAACATCACTGACTCAACTATGGAAGAATTGAATGGCCTGgtagaaaaaatgatgactAATGAACCAGAAGGTATCAAGGCCTCCATAACCGAGGCAGAAACCTTCGAATCGTTGACAAAATTTGATCAATACAAACCAACCAATATAACTGACGATGACTTACAAAGTAGCCACTCAAGTGCCGTTCATTCTTTGAAACTAAGTACGAATACAAACGATTCTTGTGCTGATAGTTCCAAATTCATCACTGATAGGAAATTAGCAGAACCTTCAAAGATTTCCCAGGAATCTAATATTAATGACGATTCATCTTCATACTATTCTCCGAATATCAACAATGTGCCAGCATCAAGAATGCCGAGTAAACCCGGTTATTCCAACTTTgattcaaaaaaagcattGGCGAATGAGCCTCGCCTGGATGAGATACAAGGTGCGGTTCGTCCGTCCAAACAGCCAAGTTCAAATCCATCAGGAAGGGAAACTAGAAACATAGTATCACCTGTTCAACAAAACTACTATAAAAATGGCCGTACAGATGAAATGTCTCCTGTAAGCGCACCTTCTTCCTATTTTCCTGCGAAGTCTCCACAGTATTCCACAAATTCGGCAGGCTTTAAGCAGAATACGTTGAATGTACCAGTCGGGTATAAAGATCCTACTCATCTTCCAATAAATCAAACACCAATGGAATACCAGGACCAGCATAACTATCCTTCTCGCCTCCAAAAACAACGcccttttcaaaacaacGCTCTG harbors:
- the MSB1 gene encoding Msb1p (similar to Saccharomyces cerevisiae MSB1 (YOR188W); ancestral locus Anc_6.97); translated protein: MNDMAKPLPTPPAAEVSKSRSNSPRKTQKTSPSPKKNLHSEENVPESKRRNRNQHDNTDDEEFEFFHQFSREKVKGVIHAITAELKEKGPDVEFLMIPFRPEQTNDKLLTLLNQLFPLGNGQPVNEKKQLRIISRTDVWTLFQCLKYIWCRLPNSEIIGWKSYMEFKLREKDKEFPRKSFLEIMPQCLASPNHASIVYDFFDLIISISSNSRINKMSARKISKMCAIWAFSEQRPNSGVQDYDFESGAIKSSAPNNSIQDGLDQWIPGSDAMFHLLLAFLRSFVPQDLESAKLPRTLKSLLFNNQYPPEKSTAYASETILTIPLVTLKTDTFSRKPWQLLERCSDLLDFTDHDAFEAREDYALLKSLFRKKNTVEGISRKMSQESRRLMKEMSTKHSTFQAGWAPRKCIENIFHLKEFIEVKRLDIDDYFIWTWLSSLSFEQTSEKRKIFGRSIILEFEFDGFKKWVVFQECDITLEYNKKGQFKKRASVQSPSVENKQTPEDSEIENPPVSKSPIVSQTYKKFQAEVPQQSVSQKDTTLSNQGVYHTVISKDALAKNKHNVNLHSIEHKISKWNPLNNLRKKGGSNCSSSSSFESKSKEISVNEELYAGKSNKSKKGERVLSDFSTLNPAEYQLPVIETDASDFKIDIPELMNERDNNEEEKAPAVLTRNKLSNSRNNITDSTMEELNGLVEKMMTNEPEGIKASITEAETFESLTKFDQYKPTNITDDDLQSSHSSAVHSLKLSTNTNDSCADSSKFITDRKLAEPSKISQESNINDDSSSYYSPNINNVPASRMPSKPGYSNFDSKKALANEPRLDEIQGAVRPSKQPSSNPSGRETRNIVSPVQQNYYKNGRTDEMSPVSAPSSYFPAKSPQYSTNSAGFKQNTLNVPVGYKDPTHLPINQTPMEYQDQHNYPSRLQKQRPFQNNALPQQIKSRSPQTGPLPLAQNMLPVKQGIRNAPSSSPSYQQMERMNLNYQHPATNHKVKQPPHHMNVANAYGGRAGNAVVLDDKWGNHPPQMLSNGGKPNQYQHQHVDKYIPQAQPAIPAEYYNGPPPMRVSPMVTHIMPSQEPVYYTAGANRRSFPHGMQQNSYAVPVQPMRAPNSEFYVPQAPQGNKLHGNVNKRQERKKLYDNIRSGNFGI